A section of the Meiothermus cerbereus DSM 11376 genome encodes:
- a CDS encoding YbjN domain-containing protein, whose product MILNQVQPFHRSMLQEVLDTFDLHYLVDKDGDFVVLMRQEGLSGLAILHFVVSGVQGEVFSIVAQVENLPPFPEQALLHKVNAWNAKHRWPRAFVKGGRVYLDFHVDLEAGIHPGLLRDMVGRVVAGVGQFVAWMEGKDLGELFLQLLGSFNPGEASPEC is encoded by the coding sequence ATGATCTTGAACCAGGTTCAACCCTTCCATCGCTCGATGCTTCAAGAGGTGCTGGACACCTTCGATCTCCACTACCTGGTGGACAAAGACGGGGACTTTGTGGTCCTTATGCGGCAAGAGGGTCTGAGCGGGCTGGCCATCCTCCATTTCGTGGTTTCGGGCGTACAGGGGGAAGTGTTCTCGATAGTGGCTCAGGTGGAAAACCTGCCCCCTTTCCCCGAGCAGGCATTGTTACACAAAGTCAACGCCTGGAACGCAAAACACCGCTGGCCCCGAGCTTTTGTGAAGGGGGGAAGGGTGTACCTGGATTTCCACGTGGACCTCGAGGCGGGCATCCATCCGGGGCTGCTGCGGGACATGGTAGGCCGGGTGGTGGCCGGGGTGGGTCAGTTTGTGGCCTGGATGGAAGGAAAAGACCTGGGAGAGCTTTTTTTGCAACTGCTTGGGTCATTTAACCCAGGCGAAGCGTCGCCAGAGTGCTAA